The proteins below come from a single Sorghum bicolor cultivar BTx623 chromosome 4, Sorghum_bicolor_NCBIv3, whole genome shotgun sequence genomic window:
- the LOC110434463 gene encoding ethylene-responsive transcription factor ERF027-like — translation MAEQPLPRPHSPSTPAAVQVQVQPGPAAASHQAAPSSGSAPASPRSPSPLLLLLQGGDGGTSSAGAAAASSVATAPSTTMATSSGEPSPRSSGKHAFYRGIRCRSGKWVSEIREPRKARRIWLGTYPTAEMAAAAYDVAARALRGADAVLNFPGAIASRAAPASASPADIRAAAAAAAAAAQLEYAQSSQGTAANHPPPAAARQDHRWHHQQQQHGVMMSGGASATADAAASLYNTPQQQQQQQEIGGDEFMDEEAIFEMPQLLRNMAAGMMMSPPRLSPDTSDESPDPSEAGESLWSYHDP, via the coding sequence ATGGCTGAGCAGCCGCTGCCACGACCCCATTCTCCTTCCACGCCGGCGGCGGTGCAAGTGCAAGTGCAACCGGGGCCAGCAGCAGCAAGCCACCAGGCGGCGCCCTCGTCGGGTTCGGCTCCAGCCTCGCCTCGTTCTCCTTCTCcgctgctgctactgctgcaGGGCGGCGACGGCGGGACGTCGTCGGCgggggcagcagcagcatcatCGGTTGCCACGGCGCCGTCGACGACGATGGCGACGAGCTCGGGGGAGCCGTCGCCGCGGTCGTCCGGGAAGCACGCATTCTACCGCGGCATCCGGTGCCGGAGCGGCAAGTGGGTGTCGGAGATCCGGGAGCCCCGCAAGGCGCGCCGGATATGGCTCGGCACGTACCCGACCGCCGAGATGGCCGCGGCCGCCTACGACGTGGCTGCGCGCGCGCTGCGCGGCGCCGACGCCGTGCTCAACTTCCCCGGCGCGATCGCGTCGCGCGCGGCGCCAGCGTCCGCGTCCCCCGCCGACAtacgcgccgcggcggcggccgccgccgccgccgcgcagcTCGAGTACGCGCAGTCGTCGCAGGGTACCGCCGCCAATCATCCTCCTCCTGCCGCTGCACGACAGGACCACCGGTGGcatcatcagcagcagcagcacggcgTGATGATGAGCGGCGGCGCGAGCGCGACAGCTGACGCGGCGGCGAGCTTGTACAAcacgccgcagcagcagcagcagcagcaggagatcgGCGGTGATGAGTTCATGGACGAAGAGGCCATCTTCGAGATGCCGCAGCTGCTGCGGAACATGGCGGCGGGGATGATGATGAGCCCGCCGAGGCTCAGCCCCGACACCTCCGACGAGTCGCCCGACCCGTCCGAGGCCGGGGAGAGCCTCTGGAGCTACCATGACCCGTAG